The Kitasatospora sp. NBC_00374 genome has a segment encoding these proteins:
- a CDS encoding dipeptide/oligopeptide/nickel ABC transporter permease/ATP-binding protein → MAWTTAVMLASLVALALIGPLVWGAAADRPNPAAVLQGPSGEHPFGTDNLGRDLLARVLTATRPSLLLALAAVLLGAAAGVLLGACTAVLGRRARRLTAGLINLLLAFPALLVAMFLAVVFGAGAAGAVLALAAAGVAGYARLAQTLAAGVAGTDHLAAARVLGLRRHRLLWRHVLPNIAEPLLLSITTAAGSTLVALSGLSFLGLGVQPPGYDWGQLLNQGLDRIYAEPLPALAPGLAVLYAALAFQLLGEVLAGSVARRGPVPRTPAPTPAPSGPAEDGLVLQVEDLTVELPTQDGPIRPVRGVSLSLRPGEIVGLVGESGSGKSLTALAIADLLPHGARISRRTLRLLGADLAALPPRERDRHLATGLAVVFQNPASALNPSLRVATQLTEAVRAHRGAGRAQAAAQAADALRRVALPPALLRSRPHQLSGGQRQRVMIAAGLMVRPGLIIADEPTTALDVTVQRQITGLLTDIRRDTSAAILLISHDIALVGEFCERVLVMYAGTIVETLPADRLADRARHPYTRALVASVPDLAADRDRSLPTIGGTPPDPLVPAPGCPFEPRCPRSRDHCAEQAPPLEDLDAGHRVACWYPVPVAAAPETVAAS, encoded by the coding sequence ATGGCCTGGACCACCGCCGTCATGCTGGCGTCACTGGTCGCGCTCGCGCTGATCGGCCCACTGGTCTGGGGCGCGGCAGCCGACCGCCCGAACCCTGCGGCCGTGCTCCAGGGCCCCTCCGGGGAGCACCCCTTCGGCACCGACAACCTCGGCCGGGACCTGCTCGCCCGGGTCCTGACGGCCACCCGGCCCTCCCTGCTGCTCGCGCTGGCGGCGGTCCTGCTCGGCGCGGCCGCGGGAGTCCTCCTCGGGGCCTGCACCGCCGTCCTCGGCCGGCGCGCCCGCCGGCTGACCGCCGGGCTGATCAACCTCCTGCTCGCCTTCCCGGCGCTGCTCGTCGCCATGTTCCTCGCGGTCGTGTTCGGCGCGGGCGCGGCCGGGGCGGTGCTGGCCCTCGCCGCCGCGGGCGTCGCCGGATACGCCCGGCTCGCCCAGACCCTCGCCGCCGGCGTCGCGGGCACCGACCACCTGGCCGCGGCCCGGGTCCTCGGCCTGCGCCGCCACCGGCTGCTGTGGCGGCACGTCCTGCCCAACATCGCCGAGCCGCTGCTTCTGAGCATCACCACGGCGGCGGGAAGCACCCTGGTCGCGCTCTCCGGGCTGAGCTTCCTCGGGCTGGGCGTCCAACCGCCCGGCTACGACTGGGGGCAGCTGCTCAACCAGGGGCTCGACCGGATCTATGCCGAGCCCCTGCCCGCGCTCGCCCCGGGCCTGGCCGTCCTCTACGCGGCCCTGGCCTTCCAGCTGCTCGGCGAGGTCCTGGCCGGGAGCGTCGCCCGGCGCGGCCCGGTACCGCGCACGCCCGCGCCGACGCCTGCCCCGAGCGGCCCCGCCGAGGACGGGCTGGTCCTCCAGGTCGAGGACCTCACCGTCGAACTCCCCACCCAGGACGGCCCGATCCGGCCGGTGCGCGGCGTAAGTCTGTCGCTGCGGCCGGGCGAGATCGTCGGGCTCGTCGGCGAGTCGGGGTCGGGCAAGTCGCTCACCGCGCTCGCCATCGCCGACCTGCTCCCGCACGGCGCCCGGATCTCCCGGCGCACCCTGCGCCTGCTCGGGGCCGACCTCGCCGCCCTACCCCCGAGGGAACGGGACCGGCACCTCGCGACGGGCCTGGCGGTGGTCTTCCAGAATCCGGCCTCGGCGCTCAACCCGTCCCTGCGGGTCGCCACCCAGCTCACCGAGGCCGTCCGGGCCCACCGCGGCGCGGGCCGTGCGCAGGCCGCCGCGCAGGCCGCCGACGCCCTGCGCCGGGTCGCCCTGCCCCCGGCGCTGCTGCGCTCGCGTCCGCACCAGCTCTCCGGCGGCCAGCGCCAGCGCGTGATGATCGCCGCCGGGCTGATGGTGCGGCCCGGGCTGATCATCGCCGACGAACCGACCACCGCGCTCGACGTCACCGTGCAGCGGCAGATCACCGGGCTGCTCACCGACATCCGGCGGGACACCTCCGCCGCGATCCTGCTCATCAGCCACGACATCGCGCTCGTGGGCGAGTTCTGCGAACGGGTCCTGGTGATGTACGCGGGCACCATCGTCGAGACCCTGCCCGCCGACCGCCTCGCCGACCGCGCCCGGCACCCCTACACCCGGGCCCTGGTCGCCTCGGTACCGGACCTCGCCGCCGACCGCGACCGGTCGCTGCCGACGATCGGGGGCACACCGCCGGACCCGCTCGTACCCGCGCCGGGATGCCCGTTCGAGCCCCGCTGTCCGCGCAGCCGGGACCACTGCGCCGAGCAGGCCCCACCACTGGAGGACCTCGACGCGGGCCACCGGGTCGCCTGCTGGTATCCCGTACCGGTGGCAGCGGCCCCGGAGACGGTGGCCGCGTCATGA
- a CDS encoding ABC transporter permease, producing the protein MSVPQLLRHPWTVFLGRRSIRLLLSLAAVLTASFAMVRLIPGDPVRAALGIDAAPDLVAARRHALGLDTPFLSQYRHYLGGLLHGDLGTSLTTGTPVAELVRTRLPATLEIAGLAFLATLAVALPGGLLAAVRTRDGRRPRTELAFTAATAAMAGVPDFVLAAGLTALLAVGLQLLPVAGATGVESFVLPVLALALAPTAVLLRIVRVEALKVLNEDYLRTARSKRLSPARRYLRHMAPNTATAALTVAGNLLPALIAGTVLVEKVFAWPGIGSAMAQSVVAQDYPVVQAMVLVLGTAVLLAGLLVDVLLAVLDPRSAIREM; encoded by the coding sequence ATGTCCGTACCCCAGCTACTGCGACACCCCTGGACGGTGTTCCTCGGCCGCCGCAGTATCCGGCTGCTCCTCTCCCTCGCAGCCGTGCTCACCGCGTCGTTCGCGATGGTCCGCCTCATCCCCGGCGATCCGGTCCGGGCCGCGCTCGGCATCGACGCCGCCCCCGACCTGGTGGCCGCCCGCCGGCACGCCCTCGGGCTCGACACGCCCTTCCTGTCCCAGTACCGGCACTACCTCGGCGGCCTCCTGCACGGCGACCTCGGCACCTCGCTGACCACCGGGACACCGGTCGCGGAACTGGTCCGCACCCGGCTGCCGGCCACCCTGGAGATCGCCGGCCTCGCCTTCCTGGCCACCCTCGCCGTCGCCCTGCCCGGCGGCCTGCTGGCCGCCGTCCGCACCCGCGACGGCCGCCGCCCGCGCACCGAGCTCGCGTTCACCGCGGCCACCGCCGCAATGGCCGGAGTACCGGACTTCGTCCTGGCCGCCGGACTCACCGCGTTGCTCGCCGTCGGCCTCCAACTGCTCCCGGTGGCCGGGGCGACAGGCGTCGAGTCCTTCGTCCTGCCCGTCCTCGCGCTCGCGCTCGCCCCCACCGCCGTCCTGCTGCGCATCGTCCGGGTGGAGGCACTGAAGGTGCTGAACGAGGACTATTTGCGCACCGCGCGCAGCAAACGGCTGTCCCCCGCGCGCCGCTACCTCCGCCACATGGCACCGAACACGGCCACCGCCGCACTCACCGTCGCCGGGAACCTGCTACCCGCCCTGATCGCCGGCACCGTGCTGGTCGAGAAGGTCTTCGCCTGGCCCGGCATCGGCTCCGCCATGGCCCAGTCCGTGGTCGCCCAGGACTACCCGGTGGTCCAGGCCATGGTGCTGGTGCTGGGCACCGCCGTGCTGCTCGCCGGCCTCCTGGTCGACGTGCTGCTCGCCGTGCTCGACCCCCGTTCGGCGATCCGGGAGATGTGA